The window GTCGCGGCGCTGCGGCCCGGATCCGGGAAGAAGGTCAGGGCGGTGTACGGGACCAGTCCGGAGAGGACATGCTCCCTGACCAGGTCCGGCCAGGATTGCCCGGTGGTCTGTTCGGCAAGGGCCATGATGGTGTTGAACCCGGCGCAGGAGTACTCAAAGCGTGTTCCCGGCGGGTGCGCGGGCTGCAGGGACAGCAGGTCCGCGATCAGGCTCGGCCGGTCGAACCGTGTTCCGGCGGCCAGCGGTCCGCGCCAGCCCTGCCAGATTCCAGGCAGCCCCGAGGTGTGGGTGAGGAGATGGCGGAGCGTCACCCCGGAGTGGCCCGCCGGGACCGGCACAGCCGCATCAAGGGCCAGTACGCCGCGGTCCACGAGAGCCAGTGCGGTGACTGCGGTAAAAATCTTGGTGACGGAGGCGAGATCGTAAAACGTCCCGGCGTCCGCCGCGGGGCGTTGTTCCGCCGCCAGTTCGACGCCGTCATCGCCGAAGCGGACGGCGTTCCCGGCTGTGATGACCGGCAGCCGTTCGCCGCCGACAGCGACGGCACAGACCGCCGACGGGGTGATGCCGCCGTCCACGGCAGCGTCGAGCAGGCGCTGGAGTTCCACCGTCAGCAGCCGGTCAACCCGGGCCATCAGTCCAGCGCCAGGCTGGGGCGGGCGGCGTCGGGTGCGTGCAGGGTGGCCGGGACCCCGAGCGGAATGCTGTGTGCTGCCGGGCCGTGGCCGAAGCCGAGTTCCCAGACGAGCGGAATCCCCAGCGGTGCGAGCAGTTCCACGCAGAGGTCCTCGACCTCGGCGAGGTCGCCGCAGTCCTGCCAGGAGCCCAGGGCGAGCCCGGCCAGTCCCTCGAACCAGCCGGCCCGCAAGAGTGAATGAAGCATCCCGTCGATTTTGTAGGGGGGTTCCGTGACGTCTTCGAGCAGGCCGATCCGGCCGGTGTTGTTCACCGGCCGTCTGCCGCGGGCGCCGAGGGTCATCGCGAGCAGGCTCAGGTTCCCGCCGGTCAGGAGTCCGCGGGCCGTACCCGGGACGAGGGTCCGGGCTGCGTCCGCCGTGTAGCGGCGGCCGGCGAACGGCTCCAGCACGGCCTGCTGCAGGCTGGCGGCCGCGGCGGGGTCATCGAGCAAGGCGCCGGTGGCGAGCATCGGCGTGAACCACGTGGGCATGTCCAGCTGTTCGGCCCAGAATTCGTGGATCCCGGTAACGTCCGAGGACCCGAACAGCGGCTTCGGGACGGCGGCGCGGAGCTTGTCGACGTCAAGCAGGTCCAGAAGGCGCACGGAACCGTAACCGCCGCGGATCACAAACACGGCAGCCAGCGCCGGATCACACCACGCCTCCTGCAGATCAGCGGCGCGCTGGGCGTCCTCGCCGGCGAGGTACGCCGCGCGGGGGTGGGTGGCCCGGAGGTTGCGCCCGGGCACCGGGACCAGGCCCCAGGATTCCAGCAGTGTAATGGACCGTTCCAGCATGGCCGGCTGCGGCGGCCCCGAGCTCGCCACGAGCCCCACCCGGTCGCCCGGCCGGAGCGGCGACAGGACTGTGACTGCTGCGGGGGCACCTGCCGGGGCGGGGGAGTTGGCCGGCGGTGCCGTCATGAGCCGGAGCCGATCGCGACGCTGGCGTCGTCCGCCACGACGTTGTTGGTGGGTACCACGCTGAGCAGCTTCCGGGTGTACTCGTGTTGCGGGTTCAGCAGCACGTCCTCCACCGCGCCTTCCTCGACGATCCGGCCCTCGAACATCACCACCACCCGGTCGGCGATATTCCAGGCCAGGCCGAGGTCATGCGTGATGACGAGGGCGCCCAGGCCCAGTTCGCAGCGCAGCCGCAGGAGCAGTGCCAGGATTTCGGCGCGCACGGAGGCGTCCAGGCTCGCCACGGGTTCATCGGCCACCAGGAATTCCGGTTCCAGCGCCAGGGCGCCGGCAATGACGACGCGCTGGCGCTGACCGCCGGACAGTTCCTGGGGGATGGCGGCCAGGAACCGTTCCGGCGGGTTCAGTTCCGCTTTCCGCAGCGCCGCGGCGACGATTTCCCGTTCGTTGCCCGGCAGCTTGTGCAGCCGCGGGCCCTCGGCGACCGCCTCGTAAACGGAGTGCTTCGGGTTCAGTGCTGCGGAGGGGTCCTGCAGCACGAACTGGACGCTGCGCCGGTAATCCTTCAGGGCCTTCCGGCGGTGCGAGAGGGCCTTGCCCTCGAACAGTACCTCGCCCGACGTCGGCCGCTGCAGGGCCAGCATGGTGCGGGCCAGGGTGGTCTTACCGGAGCCGGACTGCCCCACGAGCGCCACGATCTCACCGCGCCCACACCGCAGGTTCACCGCGTCCACGGCCTTGACGTTGCCGCCGCGGCCGGTGAACGTCACCGACAGGTTCCGGGCCTCGAGCACCACATCGGCCGGGTCCGGCGCCGTGAACGTGCCGGCCTTTTCCGCCGGTGTCGCGGCGGGGGCATCCGGTGCCGTGTAGCCGGGGAGCCGGAGCCGGGACGCCGGGTCGCCGATCAGCGGGAACGCGGCGGCGAGGGCCCGGGTGTGCGGGTGCTGCGGGTTGCGCATCACGTCCGCAGAGGGTCCGTCCTCTACGATTTTGCCCTGTTGCATGACGACGATCCGCTCGCAGGTGGCGGCGAGCACGGAGAGGTCGTGGCTGATCATGACCAGGGACAGCCCGCGGGAGGCCACCAGGGCGGTGAGGACGTTGAGGACCTGGGCCTGGACTATGACGTCCAGGGCGGTGGTGGGTTCGTCGGCGATGATGAGTTCGGGGTCGCAGGCCAGGGCCATGGCGATCATGACCCGCTGCTTTTGTCCGCCGGAGAGTTCGTGCGGGTAGGAGGCGCCCTTGGCCGGCGAGAGGTCCACGAGTTCCAGCAGTTCGGCAACCCGGGTGTCCCGTGCGGCGTCGTCCTGGTAGGGCAGCGCCGCGGCGTGGATGCGGAGTGCTTCGGTGATCTGGTCCCGGACCTTGCGGACCGGGTTAAGCGAATGCATGGCGCCCTGGAAGACGATGGAGGCTTCGGTCCAGCGGACGGTGCGCAGCCGGCCCCAGCTCAGGTCCGGCACGTTTTCCTCGCCGAGCAGGATGCTGCCCTCGACCTTGGCGTTGGCGGGCAGCAGCCGGAGCACCGACATGGCCAGGGTGGATTTCCCGCAGCCTGATTCCCCGGCAAGTCCCAGCGTGGAGCCGGGCTCGACGACGAGGTTGACGCCGTCAACAGCCGTCAGGGTGCGGGGGCCGTCCTCGCCCTGGGAGGCGTAGGTGACGCGGAGGTCCTTGAATTCAAGACGCGGCATTAGCGGCCTCTCAGGGTGGGGTTGATGACGGACTCGAAGGCGCGGCCCACCAGGGTGAAGCACAGCACCACGAGGACGATCGCGATGCCGGGGGTCAACACGAACCACCAGTAGCCGCCGGTGGCGGCGCCGGTGTCCAGGGCGGCCTTCAGCATGGACCCCCAGGAGATCTGCCCGGGGTCCCCCATGCCGAGGAAGGACAGGGTTGATTCGGCGATGATGGCCGAGCCGACGGTGAGGGTGGTGTTGGCCAGGACCAGCGGCAGCACGGCAGGCAGCACGTGTTTGCCGATGATGTGGGCGTCGGAGGCGCCCAGCGCCCAGCTGCGCTCAATGTAAGCGCGGGACTCCACGCTGAGGGTCTGGGAACGGACCAGGCGGGCGGTGCCGGCCCAGGAGGTGATGCCGATGGCGATCACAATCGTGGCGACGCCGGGTCCGATCACCGAGGACAGCACAATCGCCAGCACCAGGCTGGGGACCACCAGGAAGAAGTCGATGACGCGCATCAAGACGCCCTGGGTAACGCCGGTGAAATGCCCGGCGGCCATGCCCACCACGGTGCCGATCAGCATGGACACGGTTGTCGCTGCGAAGCCGACCAGCAGCGAGATCCTGGCGCCCCAGACCAGCATCGCCAGGACGGACCGGCCGGCAGGGTCGGTGCCCAGCGGGTTTGCCCACGTGGGGGGCTCGTTCTGCGCCGAGGTGATCCGGGTGACGTTAAGGGTTTCCTCCGGCGCCAGCAGCGGGGCCAGGAGGGCCAGCAGGATGACGATGCAGAGCAGGACCAGGCCGATCAGGCCGGCGCGGTTGGCGGCGAATTCCGCCCACACCTCGCGGAGGCGCTGGGCCCGGCGGGCGGCGGCCACACTGCGCCGGTCGTTCGTGAGCGTGCTCATGAGGCACGCAGCCGGGGGTCGAGGAGGCGGTAGACGATGTCGGCGAAGAAATTCATGAGGATCACAATCGAGGAGAAGACAACGAAGGTTCCCTGCAGCAGCGGGAAATCCGGGGCGGACAGGGCCTGGAACGTCAGATAGCCCAGCCCCGGCCAGGAAAAGACCGTCTCTACAGTCACAGCCCCGCCCACCAGCCCGCCGAGGGTCAGGAAGATCAGTGTCACGGTGGGCAGCAGGGCGTTGGGGACGGCGTGTTTGCGCCGCACCTCGTCCTCACGCAGGCCCTTGGCCCGGGCGGTGACGAGGTAATCGGAGCTCATCTCCTCCAGCAGGGAAGCCCGCATCACCATCAGGTACTGGGCGTAGACGACGGCCACCATGGTCAGGACCGGCAGGACCATGTGCCGGGCCACGTCCCAGGCGTAGCCCAGTCCGGTGGCCTGGACACCGGCCGTCACCATGCCTCCGGTGGGGAACCAGTGCAGCCCGCCGGCGAAGACCAGCAGCATCAGCAGGCCCAGCCAGAACGTCGGGACGGACCAGAAGACCAGGGCCAGGCCGGTCTGGGTCTTGTCGAAGCTGCTGCCCCGCCGCCACGCTGCCCGCTGCCCGAGCCAGAGGCCCAGGACGACGGAGAGCGCGGCGGCGGTGCCGGTCAGCAGCAGGGTGGGGCCGATCCGGTCCAGGATCAGCTCCATCACCGGCCGGTTGTAGGTGTAGGAATCGCCCAGTTTGCCCTGGAACAGGTCGGTCAGGTAGCGCCAGAACTGCGCCGGGAGGGGTTGGTCCAGGCCGTATTGCCGGCGCAGGATGTCCATCTGCTCCGGCGTGACCTGCCGGCCGTCGGCCAGGGAACGGACCGGGTCGCCGGGCAGGATGCGGAAGGCGAAGAAGCCGAGAAGGACCACCATGACCAGGGACACCGCCGCGCCGCCGGCTTTGGCGCCGATGTACCGCGGCCAGGAGCCGCCGCGCCGGGGCTCGTCGGTATCCTTCGCCGGGGCGGCGCCCGGAGGGACGGCCGGAGCGGGCACCGCCCCTCCCAGGACGGGTTCGTTGAGCGTTGATTCCATTATTACTCGCGGTCTCCTGCGGTGGCGCTGCGGCGGCGGTAGAGCACAAATCCGCCGGCTGCCAGGGCCAGGACCACGACGGCGGGCACGATCACCGCGGCCGGGTCGAAACCGGCCGAGGCCTGGTCAGTTCCGGAACCGGCGGCCATGCCCACCGGCGTGGCGCTGTAGTAACCCCACGGACCGTTCTGCCCGGTGATCACCCCGCCCACTTCCGGCTGCGTGACGAACGGCTGGAACTTATCCGAGCGGTAGGCCTCAAGCGTGTTCGCGTAGTACATGACGTTGTTGACGGCGGCGTTGTAGATCATTTCCTGCCCCTGCTTGACCAGGGCGCTGCGCTTGGCCTGGTCAAGTTCCTCGTGCTGCTGTTTGAAGAGGGCGTCGAACTCGGGGGAGCAGTAGTTGTTCTCCGACGTCGCGCCGGTACCGTCAGCGTTCGGGCGGGATGCGCACGTGTTGATGGAGAGCTGGAAGTCCGGGTCCGGGCCCATGCCCCAGCCGGTGAAGTAGAGGTCGTAGTTACCCACCACGGAGTCGTCATTGACCTGGGCGGAGGACTTCATGACTGTGGTGACATCGATGCCGACTTCCTTCAACCACGGCTTGATGTAATCGGCCATCTGCTGGTGCGTGGGATCGGTGTTGCGGCCCATCAGGCGCAGCTTGAGCGGGTTTCCGGCCTTGTCCAGGCGGATTCCGTCGGCGCCCTTGGTGTAGCCGGCCTTGTCCAGCAGCTCGTTGGCGCCCTGCGGGTTGTACTTCAGCGGCAGGTCCGTGGTGTCCCAGTTGTACTGGGGGTAGGCGAGCGGAACCTCGCCCGTGGCCTCCTGGCCGAGGCCCTGGAGGACTTTGTCCAGGAGGGTCTTGTTATCGATGGCCATCACGATCGCGCGGCGCAGTTCGACGTCGTGCAGGGCCGGGCTGCCATCGCCGATGGGGGTGTTGTCCGGGGTCTGTGTGCCGGGGTTAATGCCAACCGCCTGGTAGCGGCGGCCGGTGCCGGCGTTGGTGGTGATCCCGGGCTGGTTTTGCAGGGCCTTGAACTGGGCCGGGGTCAGGCCGCTGATCAGGTCCACTTCACCGGTTTTGAGGGCCTGGACCGCGGCGTCGCTGTTCTTGTAGGGCGCGTAAGTAATGCCGTCGATCTTGGCCTTGCCCTGCCAGTAGTAGGGGTTGGACTTCATGGTCACGCCGGCTGCCTTGTCATAGCTGGTGACTGTGAACGGGCCCGAGCCCACCGAATCCTTGTCGTTGGTGAATGTCGCCGGGTCTCCGACCTTGGACCAGACGTGCTCGGGCATGATCGGCAGCTGGGTTCCCGGGTTGGGTGCCTGCGGCGCCTTGAGCGTAATGACGAGCGTTTCTGCGTCCTTGGCCTCCACCGATTCAACGGAGGACAGGAGCGAGCCGTTGGCCTGTTTGAGCTGATCGTTCGTCTGGATGGCCTTGAAGGTCCAGGCGCCGTCCTGGGCGGTAATCGGTTTGCCGTCGGACCATTTGCGGTCCGAGGGCAGGTGGAACGTCCAGACCTTGCCGTCCGTGGAGGTCTCCCACGTGTCCGCCATGCTGGGGACGTCCTCGTTGTTCTTCGGGCCGTAGGCCACGAGCGACTGGTACTGCAGGGCGAGGATACCGGTGCTGCTGGCAAGGATTGCCTTGAAAGGGTTGAGCGAGTCAATGTCGCCGGTCAGCGCCAGCTTGAGGGTGCTGCCCGCCGGAGCGCCTGACGCGGTGGCCGCCGGAACCGACATGACGGCCGGGGCGAGGGCGACGACGGCGGCGGCCAGGAGCGCCGGAAGACGCACCCCGGCGCGGGTTGTGCCCAGGGTTCTCCCCAGCGGCGCTGGGCTTCCCGTCGGTGGTGCCGGTACTGTCGCGGTCCGTGTCGGTGTCATCGCGTTCCCCTAGTGGTTCAGTGATCAGCGTGGTGCTGTGATCTGTGCTTCTGATGGCGGCTGGCGCCGTGCCCCCGGCAGGGCCGGGAGGTACGGTTCAAGGTATCCGGGAGTTGTGTCGCGGATGTAACCAGCATGTAAATGAATTACCGGATTGAATAACGTGATGCAATTCACTTACGCTCACCCTATAGCCGAGGTGTTCAGAAAACCATCCAGGGAGACTCAACCGTGACCATCCATCCGTCAAGCACTGCTGCGGCGCCCCATCTGCCGACAGTGTTCGTTCCTCCCATCGATGCCGCTGAACTGTGCGCCCGGCTGATCCGGTTCGATACGACCAACCACGGAGAAGGCAAAAGCGCCGGGGAACGCGAGTGTGCCGAATTTATCGCCGCCCTGCTGGAATCCGCAGGCTACCGGCCCGTGCTGCTGGCACCCTCGCCGGAACGCGCCTCGGTGGTGGTGCGGATCGAGGGCACAGACAGGTCCCTGCCGGGCCTGCTGGTCCACGCCCACCTCGACGTCGTACCGGCCGAACCGGAGCAGTGGAGCCGGGACCCGTTCTCCGGTGAGATCGATGATGGCTACATTTACGGCCGGGGCGCCTCCGACATGAAGGACATGGTGGCCATGACCCTCGCGACCCTGCTCAACTGGTCGGCAGCGGGAATCCGGCCCTTACGGGACATCGTGGTGGCTTTTGTCGCAGACGAGGAGGACAAAGGCGACTACGGGGCGCTCTGGCTCGCAGCCGACCATCCCGAACTTTTCGCCGGCGTCGGGGCCGCCATCGGCGAATCCGGCGGCCACGCGACCGTCCTCACCGCCGTCGATGGCGCCTCCGTCCGGCTGTACCCCGTGGCGGTCGCGGAACGCGGGACCCTGCACATCCGGGTCCGCGCCGAGGGGAACTCCGGCCACGGCTCCCGCCCGGTGCCTGCGAATGCCGTCAAGACCCTGATCTCCGCGCTCGACCGGGTAGGTAACTACCGCTGGCCGCTGACCCTGACGCCTGCCGTGCGCACCTACATTGAGCAGACCTCAGCGGCGCTGGGGCACAACGCGGACCTGGCCACCGAGGCCGGCGTCGGAGTCGCCATTGACGCCATGGGTGCGGCAGGCACCGTGGCCGGGGTGACCATCCGCTGCTCGGCCACTCCCACGGTGCTCCGTGCCGGGTACAAGGTCAACGTCATCCCTGGCGTCGCCGAAGCCGACATCGACATCCGCTGCCTGCCGGGGACGGAGGAATCCACCATGGACACCATCGATGCGCTGCTGGGGCCGGGGATCACGCGGGAATTCCTCTCCCACCAGCCGCCCACCCAGTCGGACGCGGGGTCGCACTGGTTCGATTCGATGCGGCGGGCCCTGCTGCGGCACGACCCTGCGGCCGTCGTGGTGCCGTACTGCATGGGCGGCGGGACCGACGCGAAGGCTTTCGCCCCGCTGGGCATTTCCTGCTTCGGCTTCGCACCGCTGGGCGCCGACCCCGACGGCCGGACCGTGGACGGCGTGCACGGGGTGGACGAACGCGTTCCGGCAGCGAGTGTCCGCAGCGGGCAGCTGATCCTGCAGGACTTCCTGGAAAACGTGTGAGTGACCGGTGGGCAGCGCTGCTTGAGCCTCTGGCTGCGGACCGGGTGCGTGGCCGCACGGCGCCGGCGCTCGCCGTCGGCGTCTTCACCGCAGGAAACCTGCGCGCCGCCGCGTTGCGCGGCAGCATCGATGAGACCGGCCGTCCGCCGCAGGCTGATACCGCCTTCCGTATCGCGTCCTGCACTAAATCCTTCACCGCTGCCGCCGTCCTGATCCTGCGTGACCGCGGCCTCCTGGACCTCGACAGCGAGGTCTCGGTGCATCTGCCTTATCTCCGCCTGATCGGCCCGGAGAAGGACATGCCCGGTGGTCCGCTGACCGTGCGGATGCTTCTGACCATGTCCGGCGGGCTGCCCACCGACGACCCCTGGGCCGACCGGCAGGAAGCCATGTCCGGCGCCGGCCTCGAGGACCTGCTGAAAGCCGGGGTGCGCCTGGTCCGGGCGCCTGGAACAGGCTACGAATACTCGAACCTGGGCTATGCCATGCTTGGAGCCGTCATCGCGGCGGCCGCAGGACGCGGCTACACCGACGTGGTCCGGCAGGAACTGCTGGAGCCGCTGGGGCTGGTGAGCACCGGTTTCGACGCCGGCGTCCGCGCGGGCGGGGGAGTGGCCCGGGGCTATCGCCGGCGCCGCGAGCAGTGGCAACCGCAACCCTTCAGCGCACCCGGTGCCTTCTCGGCCATCGGCGGGCTCTTCAGCACCCTCACCGACCTGGGCCGCTGGGCGGACTGGCTTGCCGACGGCTTTGCCGACGGGACGGAACCCCCCGGGCAGCCACTGAGCAGGGCAAGCCGCCGGGAAATGCAACGGCTGCACCGGCCTGCCGGACCGGAGCGCCTCGTCACTGGTGGCACCGGCGGGACGGCCGGCGCCGGCGGTTACGGCTTTGGCCTCCGGGTCCTGCAGGACCCGGTCCGGGGACTGGTGGTCGGCCACGCGGGCGGGTATCCGGGGTTCAGCTCACACATGACGTGGCACCCTGCGAGCGGCACCGCCGTCGTCGGCTTCGAAAACGCCAGCTACGCGAAGGTGGGTGTCCTGGTCCGCGAAGTGCTCGCCGCGGCACTTGAGAATGCCGGCGAAGCCCCTCCCGGGGGCATCCTGCCCGGCGAAGCCCGTCCCGCCGGACACCCTCCTGCCGATCCTGCGACGCCGGCGTCGGGGGAGCCGGCAGGGACCGGCGCAACCCCGTGGCCTGAAACGCTCGAGGCGCGCGCCGTCGTCGAACGGCTCGTCCACGCGTGGGATGACGGACTGGCGCGCTCGGTGTTTGCCAGCAACGTGGAGCTGGATGAGGCGATCGAGGACCGGCGGGAGCGGCTGCAGCTGGTGCTGGCCGCGGTGGGGCCGCTGCGGCATGGCGCCCCGGAACCCGGCTTCAGCGAGACAGCGGCGCGGCTCGAATGGGTGATGCCCGGCGACCGCGGCGGCCTCCACTGCGAGTTGTCGATGACGCCCGAGGCGGTGCCCAAGGTGCAGAGCCTGACCTTCGCGGCGGTCGCGTCCACGCCGGCCGATGATTAGCGCCGGTAAGGACATAGAATCCGAGAACCCGGGGCGGCTGGCGCGCCGGGACTACAGGGCAGGGCCCGAGCCCAGGGAGCCGTACGTGAGTATCCAGTCCACCATTCATTCCCTGATGCCCTCGCTGGCGCCTGCAGCCCGGCGCGTTGCCGAGGTGATCGTCACCGATCCGGGCGTTGTGCTGGGCCTGACAATCTCTGAACTCGCCACGATGTGCAACACCTCCGAACCCTCCGTCGTGCGGTTCTGCCGCGCCATCGGCTTCAGCGGCTACGTCCAGCTCAGGCTGGCGCTGGCCACCGAAATCGGCCGCGAGCACAGCTCAGGGGCGGTGGGCAAGAAGTTCGGCGAAGACATCCGGCCGGAGGATTCCCTCGCCGATGCCGTCGCCAAAGTCCGCTACACCGAGACCATGGGCATTCAGGAGACCTTGGACGGCCTTGACCTCGACGTCCTCGGCACCGTGGCGGAGAAAATCAATGCCGCTCCGCACACACTCATCTACGGGGTGGGTGCCGGGGCCATCGTCGCGGACGATCTCCGGTACAAACTTTTCCGGATCCGGCGGCAGGCGACCTCGTTCCGGGACCAGCATGATGCCCTGATGGGGGCATCCCTCATGGGCCCCGAGGATGTGGCCATCGCCTTTTCGCACAGCGGCCGGACCCGGGAGACGCTGGAGTTCCTCCGCCGGGCGAACGCTTCCGGGGCGGCAACGGTGGCGGTCAGCAATGCGGCCGCGTCGCCGATCGTCCAGGAAGCAGACCTCAGCCTGTTCACCGTGGTGCGGGAGACCGCGTTCCGATCCGGCGCCATGGTGTCCCGGATAGCCCAGCTGTCCGTGGTGGACTGCCTCTTCGTCAGTGTCGCCCGGCTGAGTTACGGATCCACGCTGGAGGCGCTGGAGATCACCCGCGAGGCCGTCCTGGGGCGACCGGGGCCGAGGCCGTAAGCGCGTCTTGGCGGCGGGCCGCCGTCGGCGCCGGGATGAACCGGCGTTCGCGCCGGTTTCTGTGCAGTATCACGAAAGGAGATGGCCTGATGGCGGATGAGGTGATCCTGGTGACCGGGGCCACGGGTAATGTCGGGCGGGTCGTGGTGGAACACTTGCTCACCGCCGGCCGGAGCGTCCGTGCGGCCGGCCGCAGTGCCGAATCGGTGCGCCGGATGTTCGGGCAGCGGGTGGACGCCGTTGCCTTCGATTTCGCGGACGAGAGCACCTTCCCTGGCACGTTCGACGGGGTCCACGGAATGTTTCTGTTGCGCCCGCCGCAGCTGGGCAAGCCAAAGACGCAGATCATCCCTGCCCTGGAGTACGCCCGTGCCTGCGGGGTCGAGCAGATGGTGTTCCTTTCCATCCAGGGTGCGGAGAAGAACAAAGCCGTCCCGCACGCCGCCATCGAAGCGTGGCTCCGCGGCTCCGGTGTTGCCTGGACCTTCGTGCGGGCGTCCTTCTTCCACCAAAACCTTGCCACCACCCACGTGAGTGATATCCGCGACCGTGACGAACTCGTGGTTCCCGCCGGCCGGGGCGGCACCGCGTTCGTTGACTGCGAGGACGTCGGCGCCGTCAGCGCCGCAGCACTGCTGAATCCCGCCGCGCACCGCAACACCGCGTGGACCGTGACCGGGAACGAAGCGCTGACCTACGGACAGGTTGCCCAAATCCTGGCAGACGAACTTGGCCGGCCCATCCGGTATGCCCGGCCCGGTATCTTCCGCTACCTCGGGCATGCCCGTCGAACCCTGGGAATGACCTGGGCGATGGCCTTCATCACCGCGGCCATCTACACCTCAGCCCGGCTCGGACTGGCCGGCGGCTTGTCCGATTCGGTGCGCCAAGTCCTGGGCCGGGACCCGATCAGTTTCGCCGAATTCGCCCACCGGGAACGGGGCACCTGGCAACCGACTCCGCCGCCGGTGCGCTGATCCCGCCCTGGGCCGGCTGGCTCCACCCAGCCCATGCCAGCGCGGGGCCACCCGGACCCATCCCCGCTGCTGGAGATGGACCGCAGGTGACCCCGCGCAAGTGTTCGTGCTGCTGGGTGGTTGAAGGCTAGGAAGCGGCCGCCGTGCCGTAGGTCTGCTGGATGACGGAGCCCCAGTACGGGCCGTACATCGTGGTGGAGTTTGTGCCGTAGCCGTAGCTGTTGACCGAGTTCTGGTAGCCGGTGGAGCTGGAACCGATGAACCACGGGCCGCCGGAGGATCCGCCGGTCATGTTGCACGGGATGCCCTGGGTTTTGAACTGCGGGTTGTAGGAGTCGTTGGTGGCGGTGCCGCTGCAGCTCTTGAGCGACTCACCGTTGAAGGGTGCAGCCGCCGGGTAACCGTAGGACTTGTAGCTCAGGCCGCGGGCGGCGTTGAACTGCACACCCGACGCGCCAACCACGTCTGCCAGTTTCTGGCCGTTGAGGGTGTTCAGGACCGCGAAGCCGGTGTCGTAGGTCATGTCGCCGCCGGAGCTCCACTGGGTCGGGGCGTAGAGGGCCTTGGCTGTCCACTTGCCATAGGGAGCGGCGCCATTGAGGTAGGCCGGGACAAAGGTGAACTTGGTAGCAAAAGCGCCCGGGCCCTCGTTCACGCAGTGCCCCGCCGTGGAGACGGTGCTCTTGTTCGCGGACGAGACGGAGTTCCCCGAGCACACGTAGTTGGCGCCGCCGAGAGTGAAGAAGATCTTGCCCACGTGCTTGACCGGGGTCTCGCTCGCGTTGGCCCTGGTTTGGATTTCCTTGGACTGGACGCTTGGCGCCAGGGCCTCAACGGTGCTCGGCGCACCCGCCTCGGCCGGGCGGTTCAGTGCGGCTTTGGCCCAGGCTCCCCGCTGCACCGCCTTGTCGGCCAGCACGTCTCCGGGGATTGCGGTGCGCATCCGCTCCTCCGTCCAGTAGTCGGCAGCGCCGGTCTCGACGACGGCATGGCTGCTGACGCCCGACGTCTCGGCTGGCGCCTTGCCCGGCACCGGAGCGGCGCTCGCTGCACCCGCCGCGCTCAAGGCCAGCAGCGCCGCCGCGGAGAGGCTGAGGAGGCTGGTGGCCAGAGTCGTTGGAGTTCTCATGGGTGTCCTAACCGGTGGAATGCGGGGCGGCCGCCCGCAGCGGCCGCTGTGATGGAACGAAACTACGGCACTATGACCGGCTTGTAAAGCCTCTTGTCAATTTCTGTCATGCCGGATTCCTCTCGTCACGGAGGCCGGGCCCCTCGACGCCGGTAGGCGGCAAACCTGCTCCCTCGGGTAAGTTAGGAACGTTGAAATGGCACAAAATTCCGGAATACCCAGACCTTCAGGGAGACGCCCGAGCAATGGCAAAGATTATCTATACCCACACCGACGAAGCG is drawn from Micrococcaceae bacterium Sec5.8 and contains these coding sequences:
- a CDS encoding ABC transporter substrate-binding protein encodes the protein MTPTRTATVPAPPTGSPAPLGRTLGTTRAGVRLPALLAAAVVALAPAVMSVPAATASGAPAGSTLKLALTGDIDSLNPFKAILASSTGILALQYQSLVAYGPKNNEDVPSMADTWETSTDGKVWTFHLPSDRKWSDGKPITAQDGAWTFKAIQTNDQLKQANGSLLSSVESVEAKDAETLVITLKAPQAPNPGTQLPIMPEHVWSKVGDPATFTNDKDSVGSGPFTVTSYDKAAGVTMKSNPYYWQGKAKIDGITYAPYKNSDAAVQALKTGEVDLISGLTPAQFKALQNQPGITTNAGTGRRYQAVGINPGTQTPDNTPIGDGSPALHDVELRRAIVMAIDNKTLLDKVLQGLGQEATGEVPLAYPQYNWDTTDLPLKYNPQGANELLDKAGYTKGADGIRLDKAGNPLKLRLMGRNTDPTHQQMADYIKPWLKEVGIDVTTVMKSSAQVNDDSVVGNYDLYFTGWGMGPDPDFQLSINTCASRPNADGTGATSENNYCSPEFDALFKQQHEELDQAKRSALVKQGQEMIYNAAVNNVMYYANTLEAYRSDKFQPFVTQPEVGGVITGQNGPWGYYSATPVGMAAGSGTDQASAGFDPAAVIVPAVVVLALAAGGFVLYRRRSATAGDRE
- a CDS encoding M20/M25/M40 family metallo-hydrolase, with protein sequence MTIHPSSTAAAPHLPTVFVPPIDAAELCARLIRFDTTNHGEGKSAGERECAEFIAALLESAGYRPVLLAPSPERASVVVRIEGTDRSLPGLLVHAHLDVVPAEPEQWSRDPFSGEIDDGYIYGRGASDMKDMVAMTLATLLNWSAAGIRPLRDIVVAFVADEEDKGDYGALWLAADHPELFAGVGAAIGESGGHATVLTAVDGASVRLYPVAVAERGTLHIRVRAEGNSGHGSRPVPANAVKTLISALDRVGNYRWPLTLTPAVRTYIEQTSAALGHNADLATEAGVGVAIDAMGAAGTVAGVTIRCSATPTVLRAGYKVNVIPGVAEADIDIRCLPGTEESTMDTIDALLGPGITREFLSHQPPTQSDAGSHWFDSMRRALLRHDPAAVVVPYCMGGGTDAKAFAPLGISCFGFAPLGADPDGRTVDGVHGVDERVPAASVRSGQLILQDFLENV
- a CDS encoding serine hydrolase domain-containing protein; its protein translation is MSDRWAALLEPLAADRVRGRTAPALAVGVFTAGNLRAAALRGSIDETGRPPQADTAFRIASCTKSFTAAAVLILRDRGLLDLDSEVSVHLPYLRLIGPEKDMPGGPLTVRMLLTMSGGLPTDDPWADRQEAMSGAGLEDLLKAGVRLVRAPGTGYEYSNLGYAMLGAVIAAAAGRGYTDVVRQELLEPLGLVSTGFDAGVRAGGGVARGYRRRREQWQPQPFSAPGAFSAIGGLFSTLTDLGRWADWLADGFADGTEPPGQPLSRASRREMQRLHRPAGPERLVTGGTGGTAGAGGYGFGLRVLQDPVRGLVVGHAGGYPGFSSHMTWHPASGTAVVGFENASYAKVGVLVREVLAAALENAGEAPPGGILPGEARPAGHPPADPATPASGEPAGTGATPWPETLEARAVVERLVHAWDDGLARSVFASNVELDEAIEDRRERLQLVLAAVGPLRHGAPEPGFSETAARLEWVMPGDRGGLHCELSMTPEAVPKVQSLTFAAVASTPADD
- a CDS encoding MurR/RpiR family transcriptional regulator; translation: MSIQSTIHSLMPSLAPAARRVAEVIVTDPGVVLGLTISELATMCNTSEPSVVRFCRAIGFSGYVQLRLALATEIGREHSSGAVGKKFGEDIRPEDSLADAVAKVRYTETMGIQETLDGLDLDVLGTVAEKINAAPHTLIYGVGAGAIVADDLRYKLFRIRRQATSFRDQHDALMGASLMGPEDVAIAFSHSGRTRETLEFLRRANASGAATVAVSNAAASPIVQEADLSLFTVVRETAFRSGAMVSRIAQLSVVDCLFVSVARLSYGSTLEALEITREAVLGRPGPRP
- a CDS encoding NmrA family NAD(P)-binding protein; its protein translation is MADEVILVTGATGNVGRVVVEHLLTAGRSVRAAGRSAESVRRMFGQRVDAVAFDFADESTFPGTFDGVHGMFLLRPPQLGKPKTQIIPALEYARACGVEQMVFLSIQGAEKNKAVPHAAIEAWLRGSGVAWTFVRASFFHQNLATTHVSDIRDRDELVVPAGRGGTAFVDCEDVGAVSAAALLNPAAHRNTAWTVTGNEALTYGQVAQILADELGRPIRYARPGIFRYLGHARRTLGMTWAMAFITAAIYTSARLGLAGGLSDSVRQVLGRDPISFAEFAHRERGTWQPTPPPVR